The following are encoded in a window of Pseudalgibacter alginicilyticus genomic DNA:
- a CDS encoding carbon-nitrogen hydrolase family protein — MENIENIELAYLTLTDYHELREAMIASYTSMPDSIWGEAQIKTLINKFPEGQVVIKINNQIAGCALSIIVDYDKFEDNHTYEDITGNYTFSTHTNEGDIIYGIDVFIKPEFRGLRLGRRLYDYRKELCERLNLKGLAFGGRIPNYHKYADSLTPKEYIDKVRRKEIHDPVLNFQISNDFHPARILKNYLKGDANSHDYAVLLEWDNIYYEKKNKKASTIKKIVRLGLVQWQMRPYKSLDDVMEQAEFFIDAVSGYRSDFALFPEFFNAPLMAENNHLSTPEAIRELAKHTAEIVQRFAKLAISYNINIITGSMPEMVDGKLHNVGYLCRRDGSMERYEKLHVTPDEAKVWGMVGGNKLQAFDTDCGKIGILICYDSEFPELSRLLADEGMDILFVPFLTDTQNGFSRVRHCAQARAIENECYVAIAGSVGNLPKVQNMDIQFAQSMVFTPCDFAFPTNGVKAETTQNSEMILIADVDIDLLRNLNQFGSVRNLKDRRLDLFELRKK; from the coding sequence ATGGAAAACATTGAAAATATTGAATTGGCCTATCTTACTCTTACTGATTATCATGAGTTAAGAGAAGCTATGATTGCATCCTATACATCTATGCCTGATTCTATTTGGGGTGAAGCGCAAATTAAAACACTGATTAATAAATTCCCAGAAGGCCAAGTTGTTATAAAAATAAACAATCAAATTGCTGGCTGTGCACTGTCTATTATTGTTGACTATGACAAATTTGAAGACAATCATACCTATGAAGACATCACTGGCAATTATACCTTTAGTACCCATACCAATGAGGGTGATATCATTTATGGCATTGATGTATTTATAAAACCCGAATTTAGAGGCTTACGTTTAGGTAGAAGACTTTATGATTATAGAAAAGAACTTTGCGAACGTTTAAATTTGAAAGGTCTCGCCTTTGGTGGTCGAATTCCTAATTATCATAAATATGCAGATTCATTAACTCCAAAAGAGTATATTGATAAAGTTAGGCGTAAAGAAATCCATGATCCAGTACTGAATTTTCAAATTTCAAATGATTTCCATCCAGCTCGAATTTTAAAAAATTATCTTAAAGGCGATGCCAATTCTCATGATTATGCCGTGCTTTTAGAGTGGGATAATATTTATTACGAAAAGAAAAACAAAAAAGCGTCTACAATAAAAAAAATTGTACGTTTAGGTTTGGTGCAATGGCAAATGCGCCCATATAAAAGTTTGGATGATGTTATGGAACAAGCCGAATTTTTTATAGATGCGGTGTCTGGTTACAGAAGTGATTTCGCATTATTTCCAGAGTTTTTCAACGCACCATTAATGGCAGAAAACAATCATTTATCCACTCCTGAAGCTATTAGGGAACTGGCTAAACATACTGCCGAAATTGTGCAACGTTTTGCAAAATTAGCCATATCATACAATATCAATATCATAACAGGGAGTATGCCAGAAATGGTAGATGGAAAACTACATAATGTTGGTTATTTATGCCGTCGTGATGGCAGCATGGAACGCTACGAAAAACTACATGTCACACCAGATGAAGCTAAAGTTTGGGGTATGGTTGGCGGTAACAAACTGCAAGCTTTTGATACCGATTGTGGCAAAATAGGTATCTTAATTTGTTACGATTCTGAATTCCCCGAATTGAGTAGATTATTAGCAGATGAAGGCATGGACATTTTATTTGTGCCGTTTTTAACAGACACTCAAAACGGATTCTCGCGTGTACGACATTGCGCGCAAGCCAGAGCAATTGAAAACGAATGTTATGTTGCTATTGCAGGCAGTGTTGGGAACTTACCCAAGGTACAAAATATGGACATACAGTTTGCGCAATCTATGGTATTCACACCTTGTGATTTTGCATTTCCTACCAACGGTGTAAAAGCTGAAACCACACAAAATTCAGAAATGATTTTAATAGCCGATGTAGATATCGATTTGCTTAGAAATCTCAATCAATTTGGTAGTGTAAGAAATTTAAAAGACAGACGTTTAGACTTATTTGAATTAAGAAAAAAATAA
- a CDS encoding DUF6500 family protein, with product MQQVLKDKIIEVCDKKIAAKGDAVGVSFYAFFKNKNDNPQLLMEVATWWIETHELDHFEKAIKIKNLVNNL from the coding sequence ATGCAGCAAGTTTTAAAAGATAAAATAATAGAAGTTTGTGATAAAAAAATCGCAGCGAAAGGAGATGCTGTTGGCGTGTCTTTTTATGCTTTTTTTAAAAATAAAAATGACAATCCACAACTTTTGATGGAAGTAGCTACATGGTGGATTGAAACACATGAATTAGATCATTTTGAGAAGGCCATTAAAATTAAAAATTTAGTCAATAATTTATAA
- a CDS encoding PepSY-associated TM helix domain-containing protein gives MNNRNYNVFFNTHTVSGIVISVALYIIFFAGAFSLFKEDIGIWQEGQQVSYTERNAIDYDGIFKSLDDKYKLTGRDFQINYGEESDKIYVILEASKDSLASDEAKLDEYFSLDIHSKKTKSYAEHYSLGEFLYRLHFLAQFPYIGIYLAGFVSLFFLFAIVTGIIIHWKKIIPNFYSFNPKIALKRVWTDAHTALGVIGLPFQFMFAVTGAYFCLSILVLIPANFLYGGDQDKLMEDVRPERKTYEWVAKSEKEIPSFNTFAQTTANQWKNYHLTRAYVRNYGGINMKYVLTGELKDSERFISTSRIILDAYSGDLTIEKSPTEIEYSGDLQRLIGRLHFADFGGIPMKVVYFILSLITCFVIITGVLIYIEARNKKSQTLKQRLYTAKIGHIYMAICLSMLPVTALAFIFVKLSHSYYNDQQTAIYTFYFIAWLIAILFFRFKRDNYYTNKVCLLFGAIFGFLVPIANGIISENWIWKTYTQGQYNILFIDVLWIIIATLSLLIYLKIKPQIKTKSAFTKHPIDYHNLAKETEINSKKTTQNTDINHIEMRTKIIILWLFLGIGWLVHHIYGLFNIYYNETLIIEGATGDVPIAHHIYRILFEGLCLLFALLTLEVTKQWFKSTAFIWAIIAGLYNVYHFIEAIIFETSNISEIFMLLLVATASVFLIKNLYLWKKK, from the coding sequence ATGAACAATAGAAATTACAACGTTTTTTTTAATACGCATACAGTTAGTGGCATTGTTATTAGTGTGGCTTTATATATTATCTTTTTTGCTGGAGCTTTTTCATTATTTAAAGAAGACATTGGAATTTGGCAAGAAGGACAACAGGTTAGTTATACAGAACGAAATGCTATTGATTATGATGGTATATTTAAAAGCTTAGATGACAAATACAAACTAACTGGTCGTGATTTTCAAATTAACTATGGTGAGGAAAGCGATAAAATTTACGTAATTCTTGAAGCAAGTAAAGACTCCTTAGCTTCCGATGAGGCAAAATTAGACGAGTATTTTTCGCTGGATATCCATTCGAAAAAAACAAAAAGTTATGCAGAACATTATAGCTTAGGCGAATTCTTATACCGCTTACATTTTCTTGCTCAATTTCCATATATTGGTATTTACTTAGCTGGTTTTGTTTCCTTGTTTTTTTTATTCGCAATTGTAACTGGCATTATAATACATTGGAAAAAAATCATTCCGAACTTTTATAGTTTTAATCCAAAAATTGCTTTAAAACGTGTTTGGACAGATGCTCATACTGCACTTGGTGTTATAGGACTGCCCTTCCAATTTATGTTTGCTGTTACTGGAGCTTATTTCTGTTTAAGTATATTAGTGCTGATACCTGCTAATTTTTTATATGGTGGCGACCAAGACAAATTAATGGAAGACGTGCGCCCAGAGCGTAAGACTTATGAATGGGTTGCTAAGTCTGAAAAAGAAATCCCTAGTTTTAATACTTTTGCACAAACCACTGCAAATCAATGGAAAAACTACCATTTAACACGTGCTTATGTTAGAAATTATGGAGGCATCAATATGAAATATGTCTTAACTGGTGAATTGAAAGACAGTGAACGATTTATAAGTACCAGCCGTATTATTTTAGATGCTTATTCTGGTGACCTCACCATTGAGAAAAGCCCCACTGAAATTGAATATTCTGGAGATTTACAACGCCTAATTGGCAGACTGCACTTTGCTGATTTTGGTGGTATTCCTATGAAAGTTGTCTATTTTATATTGTCATTAATAACCTGTTTTGTAATTATTACTGGAGTTTTAATTTATATTGAGGCTCGTAACAAAAAAAGTCAGACTTTAAAACAACGCCTATATACTGCAAAAATAGGCCATATTTATATGGCTATTTGTTTATCCATGCTTCCGGTTACTGCGCTTGCTTTTATATTTGTAAAATTATCACATTCCTACTATAATGATCAACAAACCGCTATTTACACCTTTTATTTCATCGCATGGCTAATTGCCATATTATTTTTTAGATTTAAAAGAGACAACTATTATACCAACAAAGTTTGCCTTTTATTTGGTGCTATATTTGGATTTTTAGTACCAATTGCAAACGGTATTATTTCTGAAAATTGGATTTGGAAAACCTATACTCAAGGACAATATAACATCTTATTCATTGATGTACTTTGGATAATAATTGCGACTTTATCTCTATTGATTTATTTAAAAATCAAGCCTCAAATAAAAACAAAAAGTGCCTTTACCAAACACCCTATTGACTACCATAATTTAGCAAAAGAAACTGAAATAAATTCAAAAAAGACAACGCAGAACACTGATATAAACCATATAGAAATGAGAACAAAAATTATTATACTTTGGCTATTTTTAGGTATCGGATGGCTTGTTCATCACATTTACGGACTATTTAATATTTATTATAATGAAACCCTCATTATTGAAGGTGCCACAGGTGACGTTCCTATTGCACATCATATATACAGAATATTATTTGAGGGCTTATGCTTACTTTTTGCATTACTAACGCTTGAAGTTACTAAACAGTGGTTCAAATCAACGGCATTCATTTGGGCCATAATTGCGGGTTTGTATAATGTATATCACTTCATAGAAGCCATCATTTTTGAAACTTCTAATATTTCAGAAATATTTATGCTTTTATTGGTGGCTACCGCAAGTGTATTCTTGATTAAGAATTTATACTTATGGAAAAAGAAATAA
- a CDS encoding sugar phosphate isomerase/epimerase family protein → MRKEISRRQFIEKSTLALGAAITAPAFSQPLFEKSKLMNDLEIHIFSKHLQFLNYNNMAEAAAEIGFAGVDLSVRNKGHVLPERVKDDLPKAIEAIKKVGFQPKLMTSGILSADEKYTNDVLETASKMGVEYYRLGYYKYSENKSIAETISNVSEQLKTLVILNKKHGIKGAFQNHAGLQVGASIWEIHELLKNIKSSFIGCQYDIRHATVEGGKSWQTGLKLIRPKINSLVLKDFKWIMKHDKWDVLNVPIGEGMVDFKAYFKLLKAYQIHVPISLHCEYDLGGAEHGSSTVSIPQKDVFSAMKKDLNTIRRLWNEVE, encoded by the coding sequence ATGCGTAAAGAAATTTCCAGACGTCAATTTATTGAAAAATCAACTTTAGCATTGGGAGCAGCAATTACGGCCCCCGCATTTTCGCAACCACTTTTTGAAAAAAGTAAGTTAATGAACGATTTAGAAATTCATATATTTTCAAAGCACCTTCAGTTTTTAAATTATAACAATATGGCTGAGGCTGCTGCTGAAATAGGATTTGCTGGTGTCGATCTGTCTGTAAGAAATAAAGGACACGTGCTTCCAGAACGTGTAAAAGATGATTTGCCAAAAGCCATAGAAGCGATAAAAAAAGTTGGTTTCCAACCGAAATTAATGACTTCAGGTATTTTGTCTGCAGATGAAAAATATACCAATGATGTGTTAGAAACGGCCTCAAAAATGGGTGTTGAATATTATAGATTGGGGTATTATAAGTATTCAGAAAATAAATCGATTGCTGAAACGATATCAAATGTTAGTGAACAATTAAAAACATTAGTGATTCTTAATAAAAAACATGGTATAAAAGGTGCGTTTCAAAATCATGCAGGATTACAAGTAGGAGCTTCTATTTGGGAAATTCATGAATTACTTAAAAATATTAAATCAAGTTTTATAGGTTGTCAGTATGATATAAGACATGCGACCGTGGAAGGAGGAAAATCTTGGCAAACGGGTTTAAAGCTGATTAGACCTAAAATAAATTCATTGGTTCTTAAAGATTTTAAATGGATTATGAAACATGATAAATGGGACGTTTTGAATGTGCCAATAGGAGAAGGAATGGTTGATTTTAAAGCATATTTTAAGCTTTTAAAAGCCTATCAAATTCATGTGCCTATATCATTACATTGTGAATATGATTTAGGAGGAGCTGAGCATGGCAGCTCAACTGTTTCTATACCTCAGAAAGATGTATTCTCTGCTATGAAAAAAGATTTAAATACCATAAGAAGGCTATGGAATGAAGTTGAGTAA
- a CDS encoding DUF805 domain-containing protein encodes MNWYLKVVRDNYANFSGRARRQEYWMFMLFHSVIIIVLAILTGLLVDLTDNGAYIAIFIGFYFLGTIIPTLAVTVRRLHDIGKSGWYFLLQLIPYVGGFIMFVFTLQPGNSGANQYGPDPKVLNIFDEIDDIGKPQ; translated from the coding sequence ATGAACTGGTATTTAAAAGTAGTAAGAGATAATTATGCTAATTTTTCGGGTAGAGCAAGACGACAAGAATATTGGATGTTTATGCTGTTTCATTCTGTAATTATCATTGTATTAGCCATTTTGACTGGATTATTAGTTGACTTAACAGATAATGGTGCTTATATAGCCATTTTTATTGGGTTTTATTTTTTAGGAACAATCATTCCAACCTTGGCCGTTACGGTTAGAAGGCTTCATGACATTGGCAAAAGTGGATGGTATTTTTTACTCCAACTGATTCCTTATGTTGGTGGTTTTATTATGTTTGTTTTTACTTTGCAACCTGGAAATTCTGGTGCAAATCAATATGGTCCAGATCCAAAAGTCTTAAACATATTCGATGAAATTGATGATATAGGAAAACCCCAATGA
- a CDS encoding TonB-dependent receptor gives MKNLLLTITLFLLANLAFAQNGNITGTVKDNNQTLLFGVNISLKNTTKGTQTNENGNFEISNIENGHYTLSISFLGFKTKEIPLSISNNEDIKLGTITLYEGNEILSEIIIKSERHNKFSRKKTAYVSKLPLKDIENSQVYSTVTTELLESQITTNLDDAMTNATGISKLWESTGRSPGSGTAFFSSRGFSTQPSLVDGVPGFTFSAIDPSYIERIEVIKGPSATLFGSTVTSLGGLINVVTKKPFKGFGGSISYTAGSFNLHRTSIDLNTPLSDNNDIFFRINASYLTQDSFQDAGFRKTFFIAPSVSYNVNNRLNLSFGIEYSNTEQTNPSMLFLRRGISMVSRNVNDLGVDPNKSFTSNDVTLSSPIFNTRAIADYKLSDQWNSQTIFASTHSEAKGYYQYLYEGTSAAFGVLQPLADIPYPPLQNDVNAVLGEAFGLLNEDVFTRLYDKRDANATKANLQQNFTGDFKIANVRNRLVLGLDYVYREETSRNKSGNPVLTQHSNFPSIINTLNFLDPGQGDLIAAQLNSFPYFDAQFYANGNIVPTSFAPNAQYTVSNTELDAIFDQVTARELKTSSQTFALYASDVINLTNKLTINVGLRLDYFDQDGDKSDPLDDYTKTTLSPNAGILYQPILNKLSVFANYQTGFVNNDPVVNGDGTVDTFKPTEAKQFEGGLKVNFFNGKLNTSVCYYNITADKTTNSDPAAVLFAYTIDIAEVVSKGFEFEINTNPFQGLNIRGSYSYNNSTITDAYSELTGIDYVNLKDRRPESAGPENIYNFWADYQFSSKTFLKNFGLAAGFNGASAHLTVDNGVAGQFTLPAYTIYNASVYYNAEKYRIGLKVNNFTDETYYKGWSTVNAQAPLAVLGTLQYKF, from the coding sequence ATGAAAAACCTATTACTAACCATAACTTTATTTCTGTTAGCTAATTTAGCCTTTGCTCAAAATGGAAACATAACAGGCACTGTGAAAGACAATAATCAAACACTCCTTTTTGGTGTAAATATTTCTTTAAAAAACACTACAAAAGGAACACAAACAAATGAAAACGGAAACTTTGAAATCTCTAATATTGAAAATGGACATTATACGCTTTCAATTTCTTTTTTAGGTTTTAAAACAAAAGAAATACCTCTTTCCATTTCTAACAATGAAGATATAAAATTAGGAACAATAACACTTTACGAAGGAAATGAAATTTTAAGTGAAATTATCATTAAGTCAGAACGACATAATAAATTTTCACGCAAAAAAACAGCTTATGTATCAAAATTACCATTGAAGGATATTGAAAACTCTCAAGTCTATTCAACAGTAACCACAGAATTGTTAGAATCTCAAATTACAACAAATCTTGATGATGCAATGACCAATGCTACAGGAATTAGTAAACTTTGGGAATCTACTGGACGATCACCAGGATCTGGTACTGCCTTTTTTTCCTCACGAGGTTTTTCTACACAACCATCTTTAGTTGATGGAGTACCTGGGTTTACATTCAGTGCAATTGATCCTTCCTATATAGAACGTATAGAAGTCATAAAAGGGCCTTCTGCTACACTTTTTGGTAGTACAGTCACCTCTTTAGGTGGTTTAATAAATGTCGTGACCAAAAAACCTTTTAAAGGATTTGGAGGTAGTATTTCATATACCGCAGGTTCTTTCAACCTACATCGCACTTCTATTGATTTAAACACACCTTTAAGTGATAATAATGACATCTTTTTTAGAATCAATGCATCATATCTAACACAAGATAGTTTTCAAGATGCTGGTTTCAGAAAAACATTTTTTATAGCACCTTCAGTATCATACAATGTTAATAATCGCTTAAATCTATCTTTTGGTATTGAATATTCCAATACTGAACAAACCAATCCTTCTATGTTATTTTTAAGGAGAGGTATCTCTATGGTTTCAAGAAATGTAAACGACTTAGGAGTTGATCCCAATAAATCATTTACGTCTAATGACGTTACATTATCTAGTCCTATATTTAATACAAGAGCTATTGCAGATTATAAGCTATCCGATCAATGGAACTCACAAACCATCTTTGCTAGCACACATTCTGAAGCTAAAGGATATTACCAATATTTATACGAAGGAACTTCTGCTGCCTTTGGCGTTTTACAACCCCTTGCCGATATTCCTTATCCGCCCTTACAAAATGATGTTAATGCTGTATTAGGTGAAGCTTTTGGATTACTTAATGAAGATGTATTTACCAGGTTATATGATAAACGTGATGCCAATGCAACTAAGGCAAACTTACAACAAAATTTCACGGGCGATTTTAAAATAGCAAACGTTAGAAATAGACTTGTTTTAGGATTAGACTATGTTTACAGAGAAGAAACTTCTAGAAATAAAAGTGGAAACCCTGTTTTAACACAGCATTCTAATTTTCCAAGTATCATTAACACCTTAAATTTCTTAGACCCAGGTCAAGGAGATTTAATTGCTGCGCAATTAAATAGTTTTCCATATTTTGATGCTCAGTTTTACGCCAATGGAAATATAGTACCAACCTCGTTTGCTCCAAATGCTCAATACACTGTTTCAAACACTGAACTTGATGCTATATTTGATCAAGTTACAGCAAGAGAGTTAAAAACAAGTTCTCAAACATTTGCTTTATATGCTTCTGATGTGATTAATCTAACCAATAAATTAACTATAAATGTTGGTTTACGTTTAGATTATTTTGATCAAGATGGAGATAAATCTGATCCTTTAGATGATTATACCAAAACAACCTTATCACCAAATGCAGGAATATTATATCAACCTATACTAAATAAACTAAGTGTTTTCGCAAATTACCAAACTGGTTTTGTAAACAATGATCCAGTGGTTAATGGAGATGGTACCGTAGACACTTTTAAACCCACTGAAGCTAAACAGTTTGAAGGTGGCTTAAAAGTAAATTTTTTCAATGGCAAACTAAATACTAGTGTATGTTACTATAATATTACTGCGGATAAAACGACTAACAGTGACCCTGCAGCAGTTTTATTTGCTTACACAATTGATATTGCCGAAGTAGTTAGTAAAGGTTTTGAATTTGAGATTAACACAAACCCCTTTCAAGGTTTAAATATACGAGGTTCTTACTCTTATAATAATAGTACTATTACGGATGCATATAGTGAATTAACGGGTATTGACTATGTTAATCTTAAAGATAGAAGGCCCGAGTCAGCTGGTCCTGAAAATATTTATAACTTTTGGGCCGATTATCAATTCTCAAGTAAAACTTTCTTAAAGAACTTTGGCTTAGCTGCTGGTTTTAATGGTGCTTCCGCACACTTAACAGTAGATAACGGTGTAGCGGGACAATTTACATTACCTGCATATACAATATATAATGCATCTGTTTATTATAATGCCGAAAAATACAGAATTGGTCTTAAAGTAAATAACTTTACAGACGAAACATATTATAAAGGTTGGAGTACGGTAAATGCACAAGCTCCATTAGCGGTTTTAGGGACCTTGCAATATAAATTTTAA
- a CDS encoding tRNA (cytidine(34)-2'-O)-methyltransferase — translation MPLNIVLIEPEIPNNTGNIGRLALASGSHLHLVKPFGFEIDDSRLKRAGLDYWQHLSVTYYESVEFFFEINKDKNMAFMSSHGTKNHWDIPFEDDMFLIFGKESVGLSKALTEKHTNQLYKIPIYSEHVRSLNLANAVSIVVYEGLKSFV, via the coding sequence ATGCCCTTAAATATTGTTTTAATTGAACCTGAAATACCTAATAACACGGGCAATATTGGCCGCTTAGCTTTAGCTTCAGGTTCTCACTTACATTTAGTGAAACCCTTTGGTTTTGAAATTGATGACAGTCGATTAAAACGTGCTGGGTTGGATTATTGGCAACATCTTTCTGTAACATATTATGAAAGCGTAGAATTTTTTTTTGAAATAAACAAAGATAAAAACATGGCTTTTATGTCCAGTCATGGCACTAAAAACCATTGGGACATTCCCTTTGAAGATGATATGTTTTTAATTTTTGGAAAAGAATCAGTTGGATTGTCAAAAGCTTTAACTGAAAAACATACAAACCAGCTTTATAAAATCCCTATATATAGTGAGCATGTTAGAAGTCTTAATCTTGCTAATGCGGTAAGTATTGTAGTTTATGAAGGCTTAAAAAGTTTTGTTTAA
- a CDS encoding VF530 family DNA-binding protein — protein METQLNNPLHGIKLEQIINDLVVHYGWEYMGYTVKIKCFTDNPSVKSSLKFLRRTPWARTKVEAMYLNMLKNTKTK, from the coding sequence ATGGAAACTCAGCTAAACAATCCTTTACACGGTATAAAACTTGAGCAAATCATAAATGATTTGGTAGTACATTATGGTTGGGAGTATATGGGGTATACTGTCAAAATAAAATGTTTTACTGATAATCCTTCAGTAAAATCCAGTCTAAAATTTTTAAGACGAACACCATGGGCTCGAACAAAGGTTGAAGCCATGTATTTGAATATGCTTAAAAATACTAAGACTAAATAA
- a CDS encoding DEAD/DEAH box helicase, producing MSFQSLGLSEALLKAISKKGYTTPSPIQQKAIPPVLNGHDVLASAQTGTGKTAGFTLPLLHILSENPKEKYRPIRALILTPTRELAAQVYANVKEYSEFLNLRSAVIFGGVNQKPQAATIRQGIDVLVATPGRLIDLQNQGLLSLKRVEIFVLDEADRMLDMGFLRDIERVIKSMPEKRQNLMFSATFSKDIKKLAHGILNKPIQVEATPENTTVDAITQKVYRVAKSLKTNLIIKLIADGNWKQVLVFTRTKHGANKLCEKMGKAGITAAAIHGNKSQGARTKALAGFKNGSVRVLVATDIAARGLDIPLLPHVINFEIPNIPEDYVHRIGRTGRAGANGVALSLVSADETTFLRDIEKLIEIKLSVEIMEGFEPDPNASTAPIKQGQGRQNRNPRNNSNSKSSGNSHSNSSRNNKSRRPKRHTDRRN from the coding sequence ATGTCATTTCAATCTTTAGGTTTGTCCGAAGCCTTGCTAAAAGCTATTAGTAAAAAAGGATACACTACACCAAGTCCTATTCAACAAAAAGCCATTCCTCCAGTTTTAAACGGACATGATGTATTAGCCTCTGCCCAAACAGGAACTGGAAAAACAGCAGGTTTTACATTACCACTTCTACATATTCTTTCTGAAAATCCGAAAGAAAAATACAGACCCATTCGTGCTTTGATTTTAACACCAACTCGAGAGTTGGCAGCCCAAGTATATGCGAATGTTAAAGAGTACAGCGAATTTTTAAATTTGCGTAGTGCCGTTATTTTTGGTGGTGTAAACCAAAAACCACAAGCAGCAACTATCCGTCAAGGTATAGATGTTTTGGTAGCAACCCCTGGACGTTTGATAGATTTACAAAATCAAGGTTTATTATCCCTTAAGCGCGTGGAGATTTTTGTTTTAGATGAGGCAGACCGTATGTTGGATATGGGCTTTTTAAGAGATATAGAGCGTGTTATAAAGTCGATGCCAGAAAAACGTCAGAATTTAATGTTTTCAGCAACGTTTTCAAAAGATATTAAAAAGTTAGCACATGGTATATTGAACAAACCAATTCAGGTGGAGGCTACTCCAGAAAACACGACGGTGGATGCTATTACTCAAAAAGTATATCGGGTTGCCAAAAGTTTAAAAACAAACTTAATTATTAAATTAATTGCTGATGGTAATTGGAAGCAGGTTTTGGTATTTACCCGAACCAAACACGGTGCCAACAAGCTTTGTGAAAAAATGGGAAAAGCAGGAATAACCGCTGCAGCCATACATGGAAATAAAAGTCAAGGAGCAAGAACCAAAGCGTTGGCAGGATTTAAAAACGGTAGTGTACGCGTGTTAGTGGCAACAGATATTGCAGCGCGAGGTTTAGATATTCCATTATTGCCCCATGTTATTAATTTTGAAATACCCAACATCCCAGAGGATTATGTGCATAGAATTGGTAGAACAGGGAGAGCAGGAGCTAATGGTGTTGCATTATCTTTAGTAAGTGCTGATGAAACTACGTTTTTAAGAGATATTGAAAAGTTGATAGAAATAAAACTTTCTGTTGAAATTATGGAAGGTTTTGAACCAGACCCCAATGCGTCAACGGCACCAATTAAACAAGGGCAAGGCAGACAAAATAGAAACCCTCGAAATAACTCAAACTCTAAGTCTTCTGGAAATTCACATAGTAATTCCAGTAGAAATAATAAATCTAGACGTCCAAAACGCCATACGGATAGACGCAATTAA